The following coding sequences lie in one Gemmatimonadota bacterium genomic window:
- a CDS encoding ABC transporter permease, protein MSARGRRPRRIFPRFAAREDVDRELLSHIEMRTDELEAQGWEPQAARAEAERLFGDQRSIGDACVRLERRRKRAERRGTMIEDGWHDIRYAVRTLLKAPGFTVTALLTLALGIGANTAVFSVLDGVLLRPLPYPEPDRLVSVAEVTRTGRPMSVAYANFRDWRESATGFDAMAAYRANTTTVLGGTQPAWVPVAAISEDLWRVLPVNPVAGRLTVSDDHVDGAPPVALVSTTFARDILGADQPLGRTVEIYGVRAEVVGVLPADFDFPVGAQVWVPLPPQGDSRTAHNWFVVGRLRAGTSLEAAADEVDALMVRLAESVRGDEPDEYLAAGASVTSLRDRLVGNTRRPLYLLLGAAGFVLLVACTNLASTLLARGTARTQELAVRSALGAGRGRLVRHLLAESLVLSLSGSVVGLALTAVLLRALRLVGRESVPRIEEIGISPGVLTFTLLIALLTAAGFGLLPALRTTAGNQATTLRNVRGGVGGQARTWGALVATEVALALLLLVGSGLLIRSFIAVMSEDVGFDPTDVALTAVALSGVKYPELDDHARLWDELLERMEASPGVSAAGVLSNVPIEGAPDGRVELDGDPTRTFDALYVVASSGAFEALDIPLRQGRLFQESDGAGAPHAVVVSRSFAEQVWPGQDPIGHLVSGGGMDNYWDAEPPVFGTVVGVVDDVRYQGLTRAGGPTVYWNYRQRPFRLRFGGTIVVESENGDPAAAFQALRPVIQSVDSDVAVRPRYMRDLLSDSVAARRFVLMVLATFAAIATLLAGIGIYGVVSYAVARRTREVGIRLALGAAPSSVRAMVLGGALRPVAVGLVLGLAAGLSLSRVLRSFLYEVPPTDPLTFAVVPAVLLVAALAASWLPARRGTRIDPVQALRME, encoded by the coding sequence ATGAGCGCGCGAGGCCGTCGGCCGCGGCGCATCTTCCCGCGCTTCGCGGCCCGCGAGGACGTGGATCGCGAGCTCCTCAGCCATATCGAGATGCGGACGGATGAGCTCGAAGCCCAGGGCTGGGAGCCGCAGGCAGCGCGCGCGGAGGCTGAACGGCTCTTCGGTGACCAACGGTCGATCGGAGATGCCTGCGTGCGTCTGGAACGACGACGAAAACGAGCGGAGCGGAGGGGGACGATGATCGAAGACGGGTGGCACGATATCCGGTACGCCGTTCGGACCTTGCTGAAGGCGCCTGGCTTCACCGTGACGGCGCTGCTCACGTTGGCGCTGGGGATCGGGGCCAACACCGCGGTCTTCTCCGTGCTCGACGGTGTTCTCCTGCGCCCACTCCCCTATCCGGAGCCGGACCGATTGGTGTCGGTCGCGGAGGTGACCCGGACCGGGAGACCAATGTCCGTGGCCTACGCCAACTTCCGTGATTGGCGCGAGAGCGCGACCGGCTTCGACGCCATGGCAGCCTATCGGGCCAACACCACCACGGTGCTGGGAGGGACGCAGCCGGCCTGGGTCCCGGTCGCGGCCATCAGCGAGGATCTCTGGCGTGTCCTTCCCGTGAATCCGGTCGCTGGGCGTCTTACGGTCTCCGACGATCACGTCGATGGCGCGCCGCCCGTTGCCCTCGTGAGCACCACGTTCGCCCGCGACATCCTGGGCGCCGACCAGCCGCTGGGTCGCACCGTGGAGATCTACGGCGTGCGCGCCGAGGTCGTGGGCGTGTTACCTGCCGACTTCGACTTCCCGGTAGGCGCGCAGGTCTGGGTGCCCCTTCCGCCCCAGGGCGACAGTCGTACCGCGCACAACTGGTTCGTGGTGGGGCGGTTGCGTGCGGGTACGAGCCTCGAGGCCGCAGCCGATGAGGTGGACGCGCTGATGGTGCGCCTGGCGGAGTCGGTCCGGGGTGACGAACCGGACGAATACCTGGCTGCAGGCGCGAGTGTCACGTCCCTACGGGATCGCTTGGTGGGCAACACGCGACGCCCCTTGTATCTCCTGCTGGGCGCGGCCGGCTTCGTGTTGTTGGTGGCCTGCACCAACCTGGCCTCCACGCTCCTGGCGCGTGGGACGGCCCGCACACAAGAGTTGGCGGTCCGCTCTGCTCTGGGCGCCGGTCGTGGCCGGTTGGTCCGTCACCTCCTTGCCGAGAGCCTGGTCCTCTCGTTGAGCGGTTCCGTTGTCGGCCTGGCCCTCACCGCGGTCCTGCTGCGTGCCCTGCGCCTCGTCGGTCGGGAGTCGGTGCCCCGCATCGAGGAGATCGGCATCAGTCCGGGAGTGCTCACCTTTACCTTGCTCATCGCGCTGCTCACCGCAGCGGGATTCGGGCTGCTTCCGGCGCTGCGCACCACTGCAGGGAATCAGGCCACCACATTGCGGAACGTCCGCGGTGGTGTGGGTGGACAGGCGCGCACCTGGGGGGCGTTGGTCGCCACGGAGGTCGCGCTCGCGCTCCTGTTGCTGGTCGGATCGGGTCTGCTGATCCGTAGCTTCATCGCGGTGATGTCGGAAGATGTCGGCTTCGATCCTACCGACGTGGCCCTGACCGCCGTTGCGTTGAGCGGGGTCAAGTACCCGGAGCTCGATGACCATGCCCGCCTGTGGGACGAGCTGCTCGAGCGGATGGAGGCTTCCCCCGGAGTCAGCGCCGCCGGCGTGCTGAGCAATGTGCCCATCGAGGGCGCTCCCGACGGACGGGTGGAGTTGGACGGCGACCCCACCCGGACGTTCGATGCGCTGTACGTGGTCGCGAGCTCGGGCGCCTTCGAGGCGCTCGACATTCCGTTGCGGCAGGGGAGGCTGTTCCAGGAGAGCGACGGCGCCGGTGCTCCGCACGCAGTAGTAGTGAGCCGCTCATTCGCGGAGCAGGTATGGCCCGGGCAGGACCCCATTGGACACCTCGTCAGCGGCGGGGGGATGGACAACTACTGGGACGCGGAGCCACCCGTGTTCGGCACGGTGGTCGGCGTGGTCGACGACGTACGGTATCAGGGCCTCACGCGGGCAGGCGGCCCGACTGTCTACTGGAACTACCGGCAGCGCCCGTTCCGCCTGCGGTTTGGAGGGACCATCGTCGTCGAGTCGGAGAACGGAGATCCTGCCGCGGCCTTCCAGGCGCTCCGCCCGGTGATCCAGTCGGTGGATTCCGATGTCGCCGTGCGACCCCGCTACATGCGCGATCTCTTGTCCGACTCCGTGGCCGCTCGTCGCTTCGTCTTGATGGTGTTGGCGACGTTCGCAGCGATCGCCACACTATTGGCGGGAATCGGCATCTACGGTGTGGTATCCTATGCCGTCGCGCGCCGCACGCGCGAAGTGGGAATCCGCTTGGCGCTGGGCGCTGCGCCCTCGTCGGTTCGGGCCATGGTGCTGGGTGGGGCCCTGCGCCCGGTCGCGGTGGGGTTGGTGCTGGGCCTGGCCGCCGGCCTCTCGCTCTCACGCGTGCTCCGCAGCTTCCTCTACGAGGTTCCACCGACCGATCCCCTGACCTTCGCGGTGGTGCCCGCTGTGTTGCTCGTTGCCGCTCTGGCTGCGAGCTGGCTACCGGCGCGACGCGGGACACGGATCGATCCTGTGCAGGCGCTGCGGATGGAGTAA
- a CDS encoding PadR family transcriptional regulator — MAETSLELLKGTLDVLILKTLSRKPLHGYGISRWLRDTTDDAFTVEEGALYPALRRLERRGLVESEWGITETGREAKFYSLTRQGRKELEAGVRSWSRYAEAMSRVLLSPGGG; from the coding sequence GTGGCGGAGACATCACTGGAGCTGCTGAAGGGGACGTTGGACGTGCTTATCCTGAAGACGCTCAGCCGGAAGCCACTCCACGGCTACGGGATCTCACGTTGGCTCCGCGATACCACCGACGACGCCTTCACTGTCGAGGAGGGGGCCCTCTACCCGGCGCTGCGACGTCTGGAACGGCGCGGACTGGTGGAGTCCGAATGGGGCATCACCGAGACGGGTCGGGAGGCCAAGTTCTACAGCCTCACCCGGCAGGGCCGGAAGGAGCTGGAGGCGGGCGTGCGCAGTTGGAGCCGGTACGCCGAAGCGATGTCGCGCGTCCTGCTCTCGCCTGGGGGCGGATGA
- a CDS encoding carboxypeptidase-like regulatory domain-containing protein, producing MGTVRLALIVAVPFGLALSACTDAQQPQIQLDLDDIAGVVTSADGPEAGVWVIAETADLGTRFARIVVTDDQGRYLVPDLPEANYRVWVRGYGLVDSDKVPAARGDIVHLTATVAPDAATAAHVYPAAYWYAMMGLPSPDEVADLEGGLNYYLTWVKNMGCVGCHQLGNEATRTLPDAFASMASSEDAWTRRISSGQAGGNMQGIVGQLHGLPIKYLADWTDRIAAGETPAQMPARPSGVERNVVATVRDWSSPQFYMHDLSGTDRRDPTVNGYGKLYGAPELSTDEVPILDPVANLSSVYKVPVRDEDTPSTHEAPVVAPSAYWGDERIWDSRANIHNPMLDQDGRVWFTARIRGPDNPDFCKSGSTHPSAMLYPKERTGRHLAVYDPATGEYRFVDTCFSTHHLQFAYDDRNTLWTSGGGDVVGWLDTNRFLETGDAAASQGWAPLILDTNGNGQQDAWTEPGEAPDPARDMRVVNGYYAVMPEPRGEAVWGSNAFQFPGSITRLSPGTDPPQTALAEMYRPPLPGFGVRGADIDKNGVVWVSLGSGHLGEFDRRKCQAPLNGPDATGDHCPEGWTLHDLPGPGFGDLPQFSVESSYYTWVDQHNALGLGEDVPIATGNLFDGVHALVDGSFVTLRIPYPMGFYSKGFEGRIDDPDAGWKGRGLWVPEGDRTPWLKEGGKGSKPIVVHFQVRPDPLAH from the coding sequence ATGGGAACCGTACGGCTTGCTCTGATCGTGGCTGTCCCCTTCGGGCTTGCCCTTTCTGCCTGCACGGACGCCCAGCAGCCCCAGATCCAGCTCGATCTCGACGACATCGCCGGCGTAGTTACCAGCGCCGACGGGCCCGAGGCCGGCGTGTGGGTGATCGCCGAGACGGCCGACCTCGGAACGCGCTTCGCGCGCATCGTCGTGACCGACGACCAGGGTCGCTACCTGGTGCCCGATCTACCCGAAGCCAACTATCGGGTCTGGGTGCGCGGCTACGGGCTTGTCGACTCCGACAAAGTGCCTGCAGCCCGCGGTGACATCGTCCACCTGACCGCGACCGTCGCGCCGGACGCGGCCACCGCCGCCCACGTGTACCCGGCCGCGTACTGGTACGCGATGATGGGGCTGCCCAGCCCGGACGAGGTTGCCGACCTCGAGGGCGGACTCAACTACTATCTCACCTGGGTGAAGAACATGGGGTGCGTGGGGTGCCATCAGTTGGGGAACGAGGCCACCCGAACGCTGCCGGATGCCTTCGCCAGCATGGCTTCGTCGGAGGACGCCTGGACGCGCCGCATCTCATCCGGCCAGGCGGGTGGCAACATGCAAGGCATCGTGGGCCAGCTGCACGGCCTACCGATCAAGTACCTGGCAGACTGGACCGACCGGATCGCGGCGGGCGAGACTCCCGCGCAGATGCCGGCACGCCCCTCCGGGGTGGAGCGCAACGTGGTCGCCACGGTGCGGGATTGGTCGAGCCCCCAGTTCTACATGCACGACCTCTCCGGCACCGACCGGCGAGATCCGACCGTGAACGGATACGGCAAGCTCTACGGTGCGCCCGAGCTCAGCACGGACGAGGTGCCGATCCTCGATCCTGTCGCCAACCTGTCGAGCGTGTACAAGGTGCCCGTTCGGGACGAAGATACGCCCTCCACGCACGAGGCGCCGGTCGTGGCCCCGTCCGCGTATTGGGGGGACGAGCGGATCTGGGACAGCAGGGCCAACATCCACAACCCCATGCTGGATCAGGACGGGCGCGTGTGGTTCACTGCTCGGATTCGTGGGCCTGACAATCCGGACTTCTGCAAGAGCGGCTCGACCCACCCGTCGGCGATGCTGTACCCGAAAGAGCGGACGGGACGCCATCTGGCCGTCTATGATCCGGCGACGGGCGAGTACCGGTTCGTGGATACGTGCTTCAGCACGCATCACCTGCAGTTCGCCTACGACGACCGCAACACGTTGTGGACGAGTGGCGGGGGTGACGTAGTCGGTTGGCTCGACACCAACCGGTTCCTGGAGACAGGGGACGCCGCCGCCTCCCAGGGATGGGCGCCGCTGATCCTCGACACGAACGGCAATGGACAGCAAGACGCGTGGACCGAGCCCGGGGAGGCGCCGGATCCCGCCCGCGACATGCGCGTTGTCAACGGCTATTACGCGGTGATGCCGGAGCCTCGCGGCGAGGCGGTGTGGGGATCGAATGCGTTCCAGTTCCCGGGCTCGATCACGCGGCTCTCACCGGGTACCGACCCTCCGCAAACGGCGTTGGCGGAAATGTACCGGCCACCGCTGCCCGGCTTCGGCGTGCGCGGCGCGGACATCGACAAGAACGGAGTCGTCTGGGTCTCGCTGGGGAGCGGCCACCTCGGCGAGTTCGATCGGCGGAAGTGCCAGGCCCCTTTGAACGGCCCCGACGCCACCGGCGACCACTGCCCCGAAGGCTGGACACTACACGATCTGCCCGGTCCCGGGTTCGGGGATCTTCCGCAGTTCAGCGTCGAGTCCAGCTACTACACGTGGGTGGATCAGCACAACGCGCTCGGATTGGGCGAGGACGTACCCATCGCCACCGGCAACCTGTTCGACGGTGTGCACGCGTTGGTGGACGGGTCGTTCGTCACGCTCCGCATTCCCTACCCGATGGGCTTCTACTCCAAAGGATTCGAGGGGCGCATCGATGATCCGGACGCTGGATGGAAGGGCCGGGGCCTCTGGGTTCCAGAAGGGGACCGCACTCCATGGCTGAAGGAGGGCGGCAAGGGATCGAAGCCCATCGTAGTGCACTTTCAGGTGCGGCCGGATCCGTTGGCGCATTGA
- a CDS encoding DUF222 domain-containing protein, which yields MQRGVRSRLNRCSRPEVNVPQVRPTQPARPTSFDVPAGTSFDPPAQSSGAPTLRLVVSPGEYASTEALADQIAELSAYMHAAEHRLLELILEFDVREGWGDAGFRSCAQWLSWRTGVAPGAARERVRVARALASLPEISQAMRRGQLSYSKVRAVSRVATPDNERELLEFALAGTAAHVERLIRGWRRVDRLEAAEEERHRHAQRFLEFRTEEDGSVRIEGKLDPEVAAVLRRALDAAAEALLRRPGTGERNGEAGGEAALPSATQRRADALGLLAEQGLASGFPDSAPGSRADRFQVVVHIEAEELPDKAPSGGAVLDGHLDVPAGTFRRLSCDSSKVQMTHGADGGTLSVGRRTRTVPPAIRRALRHRDGGCRFPGCGNRFADAHHIRHWADGGETRLDNLVLLCRYHHRAVHEGGFTVTCQADGSVRFTDSMRRPLETAPMLPKVPTSWSATRRERWPGVHTTGDMTPWSCASRWAGESWDLDLALQGLRGPQTIGRTSARE from the coding sequence ATGCAGCGGGGCGTACGGTCCCGCCTGAATCGCTGCTCCCGTCCGGAGGTCAACGTGCCGCAGGTTCGTCCAACCCAACCCGCCCGGCCGACCTCATTCGACGTTCCCGCGGGAACGTCCTTTGATCCCCCTGCGCAGTCCAGCGGCGCACCCACGCTGCGCCTGGTTGTGAGTCCCGGCGAGTACGCTAGCACAGAGGCACTAGCCGATCAGATCGCCGAGCTCTCCGCCTACATGCACGCCGCCGAGCACCGGCTACTGGAGCTGATCCTCGAGTTCGACGTGCGCGAGGGTTGGGGCGATGCCGGCTTCCGTAGTTGCGCGCAGTGGTTGAGTTGGAGAACCGGCGTGGCTCCGGGCGCGGCGCGCGAACGGGTTCGTGTGGCCCGGGCACTAGCCTCGCTCCCTGAGATCTCCCAGGCCATGCGTCGGGGTCAGCTCTCCTACTCCAAGGTGCGGGCCGTGAGCCGCGTGGCAACTCCCGACAACGAACGCGAGTTGCTCGAGTTTGCGCTGGCCGGCACGGCCGCCCACGTGGAGCGTCTGATCCGCGGTTGGCGGCGTGTGGATCGATTGGAGGCGGCGGAGGAGGAGCGGCATCGTCACGCCCAGCGCTTCTTGGAGTTCCGCACGGAGGAGGATGGCTCGGTCAGGATCGAAGGGAAGCTCGATCCCGAGGTCGCAGCTGTGCTGAGGCGTGCCCTGGACGCTGCTGCGGAAGCGCTCCTCCGTCGGCCGGGGACAGGAGAACGCAACGGGGAAGCCGGAGGCGAGGCGGCCCTCCCCTCCGCTACCCAGCGTCGTGCAGACGCCCTCGGGCTCCTTGCCGAGCAAGGGCTCGCGTCCGGGTTCCCGGACTCCGCTCCGGGTTCGCGGGCCGACCGGTTCCAAGTTGTCGTGCACATCGAGGCCGAGGAGCTTCCGGACAAGGCGCCGAGCGGCGGCGCCGTGCTGGACGGACATCTGGACGTTCCCGCGGGAACGTTTCGACGCCTGTCGTGCGATTCCTCGAAGGTGCAGATGACGCACGGCGCGGACGGCGGCACTCTGTCCGTGGGGCGGCGCACTCGAACGGTGCCTCCAGCCATCCGCAGGGCGTTACGGCACCGGGACGGTGGCTGTCGGTTCCCCGGGTGCGGCAACCGATTCGCCGACGCCCATCACATCAGGCACTGGGCCGACGGTGGCGAGACCCGTCTGGACAATCTGGTGCTGCTATGTCGGTATCATCACCGCGCAGTCCACGAAGGTGGCTTCACCGTGACGTGCCAGGCTGATGGCAGCGTGCGGTTCACGGATTCGATGCGGCGTCCTTTGGAAACGGCCCCCATGCTTCCCAAGGTCCCGACGTCGTGGAGTGCCACCCGTCGCGAGAGGTGGCCCGGTGTCCACACGACCGGTGACATGACGCCGTGGTCCTGCGCGTCGCGCTGGGCCGGAGAGTCATGGGATCTGGACCTCGCTCTGCAAGGCCTTCGAGGGCCGCAGACTATCGGACGCACCTCAGCGAGGGAATGA
- a CDS encoding transferrin receptor-like dimerization domain-containing protein, with product MSVPARSLILTGALTALLAFTPAQSADPDLLGFTAERARSQMELEQRFSSQLQASNLEEWMRYIVSKPIYVGSPHNKETAEWMVEQFRSWGWQAELEEFQVLFPMPRTRQLELVAPTRFRARLQEPTLKEDATSNVAGRLPTYNAYSADGDVTGELVYVNYGIPADYEELARRGIDVKGKIVIARYGGSWRGIKPKVAYEHGAIGCIIYSDPRDDGYYQGDVYPEGAYRMKDGVQRGSVVDMPQYPGDPLTPGRGAKAETERYTVEESPVIMKIPVLPISYADAQPLLAALGGPVAPGSWRGALPITYHMGPGPARVHLKLEFDWSLKPAYDVIARIQGSEYPDEWVVRGNHRDGWAMGAGDPISGMVAVLEEARAIGELMKTGWRPRRTIIYAGWDGEEPGLLGSTEWAEQHAAELQQKAVLYLNTDGNGRGFLGAGGSHALESFVNQVAKSVTDPQTGVSAWQRTRAAQAVGGDREAMTRAELRISPLGSGSDYTPFLQHLGIQSLNVGFGGEGGGGSYHSQFDSFDHYSRFGDPGFHYGVALADVAGRIVLRFAEADVLPMRFAGLADNVRGYLGEVEKLADDQRAATERENKLIEEGAYKLAADPTETWIAPESKAEVPYFNFAPLQNAVRRLEEAATAYDRALPGFLAGNPNATTVQRVNDVLQGLEQRMMDEGGLPRRPWFRHRIYAPGFYTGYGVKTLPGVREAIEEREFDQVPDQVQRTAAAIERAAAGIEEATRALGAM from the coding sequence ATGTCCGTCCCTGCCCGTTCCTTGATCCTGACCGGGGCGCTGACCGCCCTGCTCGCGTTCACGCCCGCCCAGAGTGCCGACCCCGACCTGCTCGGGTTCACGGCCGAGCGGGCCCGCTCCCAGATGGAGCTGGAGCAGCGCTTCTCCAGCCAACTCCAGGCCTCCAACCTGGAGGAGTGGATGCGCTACATCGTCTCCAAGCCGATCTATGTGGGCTCGCCCCACAACAAGGAGACGGCGGAGTGGATGGTGGAGCAGTTCCGCTCCTGGGGCTGGCAGGCCGAGCTGGAGGAGTTCCAGGTGCTCTTCCCCATGCCCCGCACGCGCCAGCTGGAGCTGGTTGCGCCCACGCGCTTCCGCGCGCGTCTGCAGGAGCCCACGCTCAAGGAGGACGCCACCTCCAACGTGGCGGGACGGCTGCCCACCTACAACGCCTACTCGGCGGACGGCGACGTCACGGGCGAGCTGGTCTACGTCAACTACGGCATCCCGGCCGACTACGAAGAGCTGGCCCGGCGCGGCATCGACGTGAAGGGCAAGATCGTAATCGCGCGCTACGGCGGATCGTGGCGCGGCATCAAGCCCAAGGTCGCCTACGAGCACGGCGCCATCGGCTGCATCATCTACTCCGACCCGCGCGATGACGGCTACTACCAGGGGGACGTCTACCCCGAGGGCGCCTACCGCATGAAGGACGGTGTGCAGCGCGGCTCGGTGGTGGACATGCCCCAGTACCCGGGCGATCCGCTCACCCCCGGTCGTGGCGCCAAGGCGGAGACCGAACGCTACACGGTCGAAGAGTCGCCGGTCATCATGAAGATCCCGGTGCTGCCCATCTCCTACGCGGACGCGCAGCCGCTGCTGGCTGCCCTGGGCGGGCCGGTGGCTCCGGGTTCGTGGCGGGGCGCGCTGCCCATCACCTACCACATGGGCCCGGGACCGGCGCGCGTCCATCTGAAGCTGGAGTTCGACTGGAGCTTGAAGCCCGCCTACGACGTGATCGCCCGCATCCAAGGCAGTGAATACCCGGACGAGTGGGTGGTGCGCGGCAACCACCGGGACGGCTGGGCCATGGGCGCCGGTGACCCCATCAGCGGCATGGTGGCGGTGTTGGAGGAAGCGCGCGCCATCGGTGAGCTCATGAAGACCGGTTGGCGGCCACGCCGCACCATCATCTACGCCGGTTGGGACGGCGAGGAACCGGGCCTGCTGGGCTCCACCGAATGGGCGGAGCAGCACGCGGCTGAGCTGCAGCAGAAGGCCGTGCTCTATCTCAACACGGACGGCAACGGGCGAGGCTTCCTGGGCGCCGGCGGATCGCACGCATTGGAGAGCTTCGTCAATCAGGTGGCCAAGTCCGTCACCGACCCGCAGACGGGGGTGAGCGCCTGGCAACGGACGCGCGCGGCGCAGGCCGTGGGCGGCGACCGCGAAGCCATGACGCGCGCGGAGCTACGCATCTCTCCGCTGGGATCGGGATCCGACTACACGCCCTTCCTACAACACCTGGGCATCCAGTCGCTGAACGTGGGCTTCGGGGGCGAGGGCGGCGGTGGCTCCTACCATTCGCAGTTCGATTCCTTCGACCATTACTCCCGCTTCGGTGATCCGGGCTTCCACTACGGTGTGGCCCTGGCCGACGTGGCCGGCCGCATCGTGCTGCGTTTCGCCGAGGCGGACGTGCTGCCCATGCGTTTCGCCGGTCTGGCGGACAACGTGCGCGGCTACCTGGGCGAGGTGGAGAAGCTCGCGGACGACCAGCGCGCCGCGACCGAACGCGAGAACAAGCTCATCGAGGAAGGCGCCTACAAGCTGGCCGCTGATCCCACCGAAACCTGGATCGCACCTGAATCCAAGGCAGAAGTGCCCTACTTCAACTTCGCGCCGCTGCAGAACGCGGTGCGACGCCTCGAGGAAGCGGCTACCGCCTACGACCGGGCCTTGCCCGGCTTCCTGGCCGGCAACCCCAACGCCACCACCGTGCAGCGTGTGAACGACGTGTTGCAGGGCCTCGAGCAGCGCATGATGGACGAGGGCGGGCTGCCGCGTCGTCCCTGGTTCCGCCACCGCATCTACGCGCCGGGCTTCTACACGGGCTACGGGGTGAAGACGCTGCCCGGAGTACGCGAGGCGATCGAGGAACGCGAGTTCGATCAGGTGCCGGATCAGGTGCAGCGCACTGCGGCCGCCATCGAGCGCGCCGCCGCGGGGATCGAAGAGGCCACGCGCGCGTTGGGGGCGATGTGA